The genomic stretch CGCGGCGCGCGGGCGGTGCAGATGCCCGAACCGAGGTCCATCATCGCCTGCGCGAAATCGCCGGCGCGGGCATCCGGCGTGATCGTGTCGGTCAGCGCGCGGATGCGGGGCCGTGCGCCGGGCAGCGGCTCTGCGAGCGCGAACAGCCGCGTCACCACGCGCTCGACATTGGCATCGACCACCACGGCGCGCTGCCCGAACGCGATCGCCGCGATCGCGGCCCCTGTATACGCCCCGATCCCGCGCAGCTTGAGCAGTTCCGCCTCGGTCTCCGGCAGCCGGCCCAGCGCCGCGACTTCGCGGGCGCAGGCGAGCAGGTTGCGCGCGCGGGCATAATAGCCAAGCCCCGCCCAGGCGGCCATGACATCGGCATCGTCCGCCGCCGCCAGCGCCGCGAAACTGGGCCAGCGCGTCGTGAATGTCTCGAAATAGGGGATGACGCTCGCGACCTGGGTCTGCTGGAGCATCACCTCGGACAGCCAGACGCGATAGGGGTCGGGCGCATTGGCTCCGGGCGCCGCGCGCCAGGGCAGCACGCGCGCATGGGCATCATACCAATGGAGCAGCGGCGCAGCGATTGCGCGAGGGGCGTTGTCGGGCACGCCCCGCCTATGGCATGGACTGCACGCAATGACGAAGCCCCCCCGTGCCACCACGCGCCAGCCCAAGCCCGAAGCGCCGCGATCGAACCGTGCGCGCGCGGTGTCCGAGCTGTTGCCCGATGTCGGGCGGGCGGCGTTCCGCAAGTTCGGCTTCGTCCAGCACGCGATCGTCAGCCGCTGGAGCGAGATCGTCGGCGAACGCTATGCCCGCGTCTCGGTCCCCGAATCGATTCGCTTCCCCGTCGGCAAGCGCGCCGAGGGCGTGCTGAGCCTGATGGTGTCGGGCGCGCATGCCCCGATGATGCAGCATATCGCGCCCGAGATCGTCGAGCGCGTCAACCGCTTCTTCGGCTATACCGCCGTCGCCCGCCTCGCGATCCGCCACGGCGAAGTGAAGCGCGTCGAGAAGCGCGCGGCGCCGCCCAGCCTCAAGCCGCTGAGCCCCGCAATGGGCGACAGCCTGCGCGGGATCGCCGACCCCGAGCTGAAGGCCGTGCTCGAGGCGCTGGCGGCGGGCGTAGCGGCGAGCGACGAGAAGCTTCCTTTGGGACGAATCGACTGATGCGCCATTTGCTTGCCGCCGCCGCCGCCCTGTTGCTCGCAACCGGCGCCACACCCGCGCCCGCCGTCCAGAAAAAGGCGGCACCCGCCAATTGGCTGACGGTGATCGTCAAGACCCCCGCGGGCGGCTTTCGCCAGGGTAATCCCGATGCGCCGGTGAAGCTGGTCGAATATGGCTCGCGCACCTGCCCCACCTGTGGCCGCTTCGCCGCCGAGGGCATGAAGCCGCTGCGCGACCAATATATCGCGACGGGCAAGGTCAGCTACGAATATCGCGATTATCTGGTCCATGGCGGGCCCGATCTGGCGCTGGCGATCCTCAACCAGTGTGTTCCGACGGCGCGGTTCTTCGACACGCTCGACGCGATCTATGCCAGCCAGCCGATGTTCGCGGACCGCGTCGAGGCGCTGGTCCATGACACCCCTGCCGAAGCCGAGAAGATGCAGAACTTGCCCGCCCCGCAGGCGGCGTTGCGCTTTGCCGAATCGCTCGGCTTCCTCAAATTCATGGCGGCCCGCGGGCTTCCCGAGGCGCAGGCGCGCAAATGCCTGGGCAATGCCGCGCTGATCGGCGGGATCGCGACGGTCAACGCCAATGCCGCCACGCAATATGGCGTGAACGGCACGCCGACTTTCTTCGTCAACGGGCGCAAGATGCGCGCCAATAGCTGGGACCGGCTCCAGCCCGAACTCTGGGCCGCCGGCGCCTGATTACCCTGATCCAGTGGAGAAGTGACCCCATGCGTTTTGCCCTAGCCCTGCTCCCCCTCCTCGCGCTCGCCGGTTGCGGCGGTGGCGAGGGCAACAGCTCGACTCCGGTGACCTCGGCCACCGCCGTCGCGCCGGTTGCGGCGCCCGCGGGCAAGAACTGGGTCGAGACGGTCGAGAAGACCGCCGACGGCTATCGCCAGGGCAATCCCAACGCTCCGATCAAGCTCGTCGAATATGGTTCGCGCAATTGCCCGACCTGCGGCCGCTTCGCCGCCGAGGGGGTCGAGCCGCTGCGCGAGAAGTATATCTCGACGGGCAAGGTCTCGTACGAGTTCCGCGACTTCCTGGTCCATGGCGCCCCCGATTTCGCGGCGGCTCTGCTCAACCAGTGCGTGCCGACCGAGGCGTTCTTCGTCGTGCTCGACCAGTTCTTCGCGAACCAGGCGGCGTTCGCCGACCGCACCGAGCAATTGTTCAAGTCGCGCCCCGACCTGATCCAGCAGCTCCAGGCGCTTCCCGCGCCCCAGGCGGCGGCGGGCTTTGCCGATGCGCTCGGCTATGTCGATTTCATGAAGCAGCGCGGCGTGCCCGAGGCCAAGGCGCGCCAGTGCCTCTCCGACCAAAAGACGATCGCCGCGATCGCCAAGGTCAACGCCGAGGCGACGACCGTGCATAATGTCACCGGCACCCCGACCTTCTTCCTCAACGATCGCGTCGTCGCCGACGTCGCAAGCTGGCAGGCGCTGGAGCCCGCGCTTCAGGCGGCGGGCGCGCGGTAAGCGCGCCGGCCGGGGGGCGGGCGCGGCGCCATGCAGATCAAGCGGCTGCGGCTGACAGGCTTTAAGAGCTTCGTCGACCCGGCCGACCTGCGGATCGAGCCGGGGCTGACGGGGATCGTCGGCCCCAATGGTTGCGGCAAATCGAACCTTCTCGAAGCGCTGCGCTGGGTGATGGGCGAGACCAGCGCCAAATCGCTGCGCGGCGCGGGGATGGAGGACGTGATCTTCGCGGGGACCGCGACCCGCCCCGCGCGCGACTTCGCCGAAGTGTCGGTGCTCGCCGACCAGCCCGGCGACGAGGAGCTGGAGGTTGTCCGCCGGATCGAGCGCGGCGCGGGTTCGGCCTATCGCATCAACGGGCGCGACGTGCGCGCCAAGGATGTCGGCCTCGCCTTTGCCGATGCCGCCACCGGCGCGCACAGCCCCGCGCTGGTCAGCCAGGGGCGGATCGGCGCGATCATCGCCGCCAAGCCCGCCGAGCGCCGCGCGATGCTGGAAGAGGCGGCGGGGATCGCCGGGCTCCATGTCCGCCGCAAGGATGCCGAACAGAAGCTGCGCGCGACCGAGGCGAACCTGACCCGGCTCGACGAAGTGATCGGCGACCAGGAGGCGCGCGCCGCGGCACTCAAGCGACAGGCGCGGCAGGCCGAGCGATACCGCGAGCTGTCAGACAAGATCCGCGTCGCCGAGGCGCGGATGATCTTCGCGCGCTGGCGCGACGCCGCCACCGCCGCCGATGCGGCCAAGACCGAGGCTGCGGGCGCCGAGGCGCTGGTCGCGGCGCGGACGCAGGCGCATGACGAGGCAGCCGCCGCGCAACAGGCGGCGGCCGAGGCGCTGGCCGGGCTGCGCGCCGAATCGCTGGCGGTGCGCGACCGGGCGACCGATGCGATGCACCGGCTCGCGACGCTGCGCAGCGAGGCTGCGACGGTGGCGCGGCGGATCGCCGAACTGGACGCCGCCGATCGCCGGCTGGAGGAGGATCGCGGGCGCGAGGGCGCGCTGGCCCGCGACGCCGCCGATGCGCTGGCGCGGCTGGCGGACGAATCCGCGGCGCTGGATGCGCGAATCGCCGAGGCGGCGGCGCGAATGCCGATGCTCGAGTCGGCGCTGGCCGATGCCGAGCGGGCAGCGCGCGATGCCGAAGTCGCGCTGGCACAGGCACTGGCGGCGCAGGCGAGCGAGGCGGCGGAGGCGCGGGTCGCCGAGGCCGCGCTGGCCGCCGCACGCACCCGCGCCGACCGTGCGGGGCGCGATATGGCGCGGGTGACCGGCGAGAACGCCGCGCTGCCCGCTGCCGAGCCGCTGCTCGCCGAGCGCGCGCGTGCGGCGGAAGCGCGCGAACAGGCGGCGCGGCAGGGCGAGGCGGCGCGCGCGGGGCTGGCGGAAGCAGACGCCGCCGAGCGCGCGGCGATTGCCGGGCGCGATGCGGCGCAGTCGGCGCGTGCCGCGGCCCATGCCGAACTGACGCAGCTCGACAGCGAGGCGGCGGCATTGGCGCGCGCCACGCGCCCGAGCGGCAAGGACCGGCTGCTCGACCGGCTGAACGCCGATCCCGGCTATGAACGCGCGCTCGCGGCAGCCTTGGGCGACGATCTGGAAGCGGGCCTCGAGCCTGGCGGCGAGCGCCATTGGGCGGGTGCGGCGCCCCAGCCGGGCGATCCCGGCGCGGCACCGGGGACGACGCCGCTCGCCGCCTATGTCCGCGCGCCCGAAGCGCTGGCGCGGCGGCTGGCGCAGGTGCTGGTAGCGGGCGAGGATAGCGGCCAGCCGCTCGCCGTGGGGCAGAGGCTGGTGACGCTGGCGGGGACGATGCGGCGCTGGGACGGCTATGTCGCGCGATCGGGTGGGGCGGCGGCGGCGCAGCGGCTGGAGCAGCTTAACCGGCTGGCGGCGATCGAGCGCGCGCGCCCGGCGGCGGCGCAGGCGGTGCAGGCGGCGCAGGCCGAGCTGGCGTCGATCGAGACGAACATCGCCCACGCACGCAGTGCTGCTAGCGCGGCGCGACGGTCGCTAGACCAGTCCGAAATAGCGGGGCGCGAGGCCGGGCGCGCCGAGGATCGCGCCGTGGCCCAACTCGAACGGCTGGAGGCGCAGCGCGCCGATCTCGACGCCCGCCGCGCGCGCGTTGCCGCCGAGCAGGACGAAGCAGCGGGCGAAGTTGCGCGCGCCGAGGCGGCCAAGGCTGCGCTCCCCGACGGCAGCGCCACGCGCGAGCGCGTTGCCACGCTTTCGAGGGAAGCCGATACGCGCCGCGCCGCCGTCGCGACCGCGCGCGCCGAGCGCGGATCGCTGGAGCGCGAGATCGCCCAGGGCCGCGAGCGGCTCGCCGCCGCAGGGGCCGAGAGCCGGAGCTGGAAGGCGCGCGCCGGCGAGGCCGCGCGCCGCGCCGCCGACATGGACCGCCGCGCCGCCGAACAGGCCGAGGAGCGCGAGCAGATTGCGGGGCGCCCCGCCGAACTCGCCGCCGCCGTGACCGAAGCAGAGGCCGTGACCGAGGCCACGCGCGCGCAATCCTCCGCCGCACAGGCCGCCGAAGCCGGGGCCGAGGCGGCATTGCGCGGCACCGAGGCCGCCGTGCGCGCCGCGAACGAGGCGCTGTCGCAGGCCCGTGAGGCACGCGCAGGCGCCGTCGCGCGAGTCGAGAATCAGGAGATGCGCCGCGTCGAGATGGGCCGACTGTCGGGCGAGCGCTTCGAATGCCCGCCGCCGCTCCTGCCGCAGCGGGTGGGGTTCGAGGGCGATTCGGTCCGCGCGCCGCAGGACGAATCGACGGCGCATGAGCGGCTGGTGACGGATCGCGAGCGGATCGGGCCGGTCAATCTGGTCGCCGAGACCGAGCTGGCCGAGCTGGAGGCCGCGTTCACGAGCAACGCCGCCGAGCGGGACGAGCTGGCCCAGGCGGTCAACCGGCTGCGCGGCAGCATCGGCACGCTCAACCGCGAGGGGCGGCAGCGGCTGCTCGCGGCGTTCGAGGCGGTCGACACGCATTTCCGGCGGCTGTTCACCACGCTGTTCAACGGCGGGCAGGCGCATCTGGAGATGGTCGATTCGGACGACCCGCTCGAGGCGGGGCTGGAGATCATGGCGCAGCCTCCGGGTAAGCGATTGCAATCACTTACTTTGTTGTCGGGCGGCGAGCAGGCGCTGACCGCCGTCGCGCTGATCTTCGCGCTGTTCCTGACCAAGCCCGCACCGATCTGCGTCCTCGACGAAGTCGATGCGCCACTCGACGACGCCAATGTCGAGCGCTTCTGCGACCTGCTCGACGTGATGACCCGCGAGACCGCGACGCGCTATTTGATCGTCACGCACAATGCCGCGACGATGAGCCGGATGCACCGGCTGTTCGGCGTGACGATGGTGGAACGCGGGGTGAGCCGGTTGGTCAGCGTCGATCTGGGCGGGGCGGAGAGTTTGTTGGCGGCGGAGTAGGTGCGGGGGAGAGAAGTGTTTTCGCGCAAAGACGCTAAGGCGCTAAGAGAAGATTTGCCTTTCTAATCGCACCGTTGCGATCTCAGAAATGGAGCGGCGCAGCATAAGAAGAAGAATTCTCACACAAAGGCACAAAGACACGAAGAAAATTTCTATGCTCTTTGTGCCTTTGTGCCTTTGTGGCTTTGTGTGAGATATTTTTAGATCTAACGATCATCCCAAAATCTCATTGTAAAGCGCGATATACTTCTCTGCCATTGCTTCAACGGAGAAGCGCACCGCCACCGCCGCGCGGCAGGCGGCGCGATCGATGCCGCCAACCCGCTCGATCGCATCGACCGCCGCCTCCGCCGACGCCACCAGCAGCCCGGTCGTGCCGTCGTCGATCAGTTCGGGCATCGATCCGCGATTGACCGCGATCACCGGCGTCCCGCACGCCATCGCCTCGATCACCGAAAGCCCGAACGGCTCGTCGAAATTGATAAGATGGAGCAACGCCTTCGCACCACCCAGCGCCTTGAGCCGCGTATCGCCGCCGACCGGGCCGTGATAGACGATGCGGTCGTTCAGGTGCGGCACCACTTCGCGTTCGAAATAGCCCGAATCCTGGACGATCCCGTACAGGTCCAGCCGCCTTCCGCTGGCCTGGGCAACACGGATCGCTTCGCCCGCGCCCTTGTCCGGGTGCATCCGCCCGAAGAAGAGCAGGTCGTCGCTCCCCTCAGCATCGAACGGGAATTCGTTCAGCCGGATGCCGTGGTGGATCGTCGCGGCATAGCGCAGGCTGGGGTGCCGGTCGGCGTCGCTGATCGCGACATAGTGCACCCGGTCCTCGAACGGCTTGTACATCGGCAGGATGCGGTCGGACGAGAAGCCGTGGATCGTCGTCACCATCGGCGTGTCGACCAGCGGCGCAAAGGCGTGGGCGGGGAAATCGGCCTGGTTGTGGATCAGGTCGAACTCGCCGGCGCGGGAGAAGATGTGCGAGAGATGGGCATATTCCCAGACCTTCGCATCGATTGCCGGGTCCTCCTCATAGGGTGCGGGGACGACTCCGGCGAGCGTGCCCGAGGTCGCCGAATCCCGCGTCGCGAACAGCGTCACGTCGATGCCCTTCGCAACCAGCGCCTCGGTCAGCAGGCTGGTGACGAGCTCCCATGGCCCGTAATGGCGCGGCGGGGTGCGCCACGCGATGGGAGCGATCATCGCGATCTTCATGCCAGAACATAGCCCTCATGCGGCCCGAGCAGCGCCGGATCGGCGCCCCCCTGCGCGGCGGCGACCACCGCCAGTCCCTCGGCCCATTCGGGGATCGCGAAGGATTGCGGCGTGCCGCCCAGATTGAGCACCACGAGCACGCGATCCGTACCCAGCCGGCGTTCATAGGCGAGCAGGGCGCCCGATGCGGCAACCGGGTGATAGTCGCCCAGCGCCAGCGCGGGGTGCGCGCGGCGCAGCGCCAGCAGCTTCTGCGTCAGCCGCCACATCGATGCGGGGTCGCCGCGCTGCACCGCGACGTTGCGGCTAGCCCAGTCGGCATGGAGCGGCAGCCAGGGCGTGGCGCTGGTGAAGCTGGCGTTCGGGCCGACATCCCATGCCATCGGGGTGCGCACCGGATCGCGGCCCATGCCGATCCCGGGCTCGTTCAGCTCGCGCGGGTCCTGTACCTGTTCGGCGGGAATATCGACATCGGCGATCCCCAGCTCGTCGCCATTATACAACGTCGGGGTGCCGCGCAGCGTGAGCAGCAGCAGCATCGCCACCCGCGCCTGCTCCGCCCCCACCCGCGTCGCGATGCGCGGGCGATCATGGTTGCCGAGCACCCAGTTGGGCCAGCCGCCGGGGGGCAGCGCGGCTTCATAGGCGTCTATCATCGCCGCCAGCGCGGGCGCGTCCCATTCGGCACCGATCAGCTGGAAATTGAAGGGCAGATGCACGCCGGGCGTATCGACCGTGCCGTAATAGCGGACCAGATCGGGCACCGGCAGGTAGATTTCGCCGATCAGCACGCGCGCGCCATGTGCGTCGGCGATTTGCCGCATCTCGGCGGCGATGTCGTGGATTTCGGGCTGGTCCGCCGAATGCGTCTGATGGACGCGCATATAGTCGGGCATTCCCGGCTGCCATTCGGCGTTGACCGGATTGTCCGGGAAATCGGCATGCTTGACCATGTGCCACAGCACGTCGATCCGAAACCCGTCGATCCCGCGCGCGAACCAGAAGCGCAGCACGTCCATCATCGCGGCGCGCACCGCCGGGTTGCGCCAGTTGAGGTCGGGCTGTTCCTTCAGAAATGCGTGGTAATAATATTGGCCGGTGGCATCATCCCACTCCCAGGCCGATCCGCCGAAATCGCTGATCCAGTTGTTGGGCGGCCCGCCATCGGGGGCGGGATCCCGCCAGATATACCAGTCGCGCTTGGGATTGTCGCGCGACGACCGGCTCTCGACAAACCATGGGTGCTGATCCGAGCTGTGGTTGGGCACCAGATCGAGCAGCAGCTTGATACCGCGCGCGTGCGCCGCCGCGAGCAGCGAATCGAAATCGGCCAGCGTGCCGAAGCGCGGGTCGATCCCGCAATAATCGGCCACGTCATAGCCGAAATCGGCCATGGGGCTGGGGAAGATCGGCGAAATCCAGATCGCGTCGATGCCGAGTTCGACCAAAGTATCGAGACGGGCCTCGATGCCGCGAAGATCGCCGATGCCGTCGCCGTTCGAATCCTGGAACGAGCGGGGATAGATTTGGTAGATTATGGCGGATTGCCACCATGCTGCGTCGTTCATGTGTGGGTCCCTCGATATGCACTCCCCTTCCGCTCGCGGGAGGGGTTGGGGGAGGGCCTGAACGGCGTGAGTCGCGAGAGCCCCACCGTCGGGCCCTCCCCTAGCCCCTCCCGCGAGCGGGAGGGGGATTTTGTGGTCCTGCGCTTCACCGGAAACGCTCCTTGGTCAGATGGGTGATCCGGCAGGCGAGGTCGGCCTCGCCGCTCGCGACGATATAATGGCCGCCCGCATCCACGATGCCGGTGGTGAACACCACCGGGGTCGGCAGGTACATCTGGTGTGCGATATCGGCGGTCAGCGCCGGATTGGCCTCGAGCAACGGCGCCTCGTCCTCCTGCCGCAGGATGCGCGCGGGATCGTCGCGGTCGAGCAAGGCCCAGAAGCTGCGATAGACGCCGACCGACTCGCGCTTCTCGACGCCGTGATAGATCAGCATCCACCCCTCGGGCGTCAGCACCGGCGGGCTGCCGCCGCCGATCCGCTGGGTGCTGCTCGTCCCCCTGCGCGCGCGGATGCCGGGGGTGTCGAGCGGCTTCCAGTGCAGCCCGTCGGGGGATTGGGCCATGTGGATCGCGGGGCCG from Sphingomonas hengshuiensis encodes the following:
- a CDS encoding chromosome segregation SMC family protein produces the protein MQIKRLRLTGFKSFVDPADLRIEPGLTGIVGPNGCGKSNLLEALRWVMGETSAKSLRGAGMEDVIFAGTATRPARDFAEVSVLADQPGDEELEVVRRIERGAGSAYRINGRDVRAKDVGLAFADAATGAHSPALVSQGRIGAIIAAKPAERRAMLEEAAGIAGLHVRRKDAEQKLRATEANLTRLDEVIGDQEARAAALKRQARQAERYRELSDKIRVAEARMIFARWRDAATAADAAKTEAAGAEALVAARTQAHDEAAAAQQAAAEALAGLRAESLAVRDRATDAMHRLATLRSEAATVARRIAELDAADRRLEEDRGREGALARDAADALARLADESAALDARIAEAAARMPMLESALADAERAARDAEVALAQALAAQASEAAEARVAEAALAAARTRADRAGRDMARVTGENAALPAAEPLLAERARAAEAREQAARQGEAARAGLAEADAAERAAIAGRDAAQSARAAAHAELTQLDSEAAALARATRPSGKDRLLDRLNADPGYERALAAALGDDLEAGLEPGGERHWAGAAPQPGDPGAAPGTTPLAAYVRAPEALARRLAQVLVAGEDSGQPLAVGQRLVTLAGTMRRWDGYVARSGGAAAAQRLEQLNRLAAIERARPAAAQAVQAAQAELASIETNIAHARSAASAARRSLDQSEIAGREAGRAEDRAVAQLERLEAQRADLDARRARVAAEQDEAAGEVARAEAAKAALPDGSATRERVATLSREADTRRAAVATARAERGSLEREIAQGRERLAAAGAESRSWKARAGEAARRAADMDRRAAEQAEEREQIAGRPAELAAAVTEAEAVTEATRAQSSAAQAAEAGAEAALRGTEAAVRAANEALSQAREARAGAVARVENQEMRRVEMGRLSGERFECPPPLLPQRVGFEGDSVRAPQDESTAHERLVTDRERIGPVNLVAETELAELEAAFTSNAAERDELAQAVNRLRGSIGTLNREGRQRLLAAFEAVDTHFRRLFTTLFNGGQAHLEMVDSDDPLEAGLEIMAQPPGKRLQSLTLLSGGEQALTAVALIFALFLTKPAPICVLDEVDAPLDDANVERFCDLLDVMTRETATRYLIVTHNAATMSRMHRLFGVTMVERGVSRLVSVDLGGAESLLAAE
- a CDS encoding A/G-specific adenine glycosylase gives rise to the protein MPDNAPRAIAAPLLHWYDAHARVLPWRAAPGANAPDPYRVWLSEVMLQQTQVASVIPYFETFTTRWPSFAALAAADDADVMAAWAGLGYYARARNLLACAREVAALGRLPETEAELLKLRGIGAYTGAAIAAIAFGQRAVVVDANVERVVTRLFALAEPLPGARPRIRALTDTITPDARAGDFAQAMMDLGSGICTARAPRCLLCPLRPDCDGFATGAPEAFPVKAKKAPKPQRYGTMFWVRRGVEVLLVRRPDKGLLGGMRALPTGPWSDAPPGLADAPVAGDWQLLADTVSHGFTHFTLDVTLATVTIPEHSDPAHFGADGEWWPVDAIESAGLPTVFAKAARVFGRVSC
- a CDS encoding DUF721 domain-containing protein; its protein translation is MTKPPRATTRQPKPEAPRSNRARAVSELLPDVGRAAFRKFGFVQHAIVSRWSEIVGERYARVSVPESIRFPVGKRAEGVLSLMVSGAHAPMMQHIAPEIVERVNRFFGYTAVARLAIRHGEVKRVEKRAAPPSLKPLSPAMGDSLRGIADPELKAVLEALAAGVAASDEKLPLGRID
- a CDS encoding thioredoxin domain-containing protein; amino-acid sequence: MRHLLAAAAALLLATGATPAPAVQKKAAPANWLTVIVKTPAGGFRQGNPDAPVKLVEYGSRTCPTCGRFAAEGMKPLRDQYIATGKVSYEYRDYLVHGGPDLALAILNQCVPTARFFDTLDAIYASQPMFADRVEALVHDTPAEAEKMQNLPAPQAALRFAESLGFLKFMAARGLPEAQARKCLGNAALIGGIATVNANAATQYGVNGTPTFFVNGRKMRANSWDRLQPELWAAGA
- a CDS encoding thioredoxin domain-containing protein — encoded protein: MRFALALLPLLALAGCGGGEGNSSTPVTSATAVAPVAAPAGKNWVETVEKTADGYRQGNPNAPIKLVEYGSRNCPTCGRFAAEGVEPLREKYISTGKVSYEFRDFLVHGAPDFAAALLNQCVPTEAFFVVLDQFFANQAAFADRTEQLFKSRPDLIQQLQALPAPQAAAGFADALGYVDFMKQRGVPEAKARQCLSDQKTIAAIAKVNAEATTVHNVTGTPTFFLNDRVVADVASWQALEPALQAAGAR
- a CDS encoding alpha-amylase family glycosyl hydrolase, encoding MNDAAWWQSAIIYQIYPRSFQDSNGDGIGDLRGIEARLDTLVELGIDAIWISPIFPSPMADFGYDVADYCGIDPRFGTLADFDSLLAAAHARGIKLLLDLVPNHSSDQHPWFVESRSSRDNPKRDWYIWRDPAPDGGPPNNWISDFGGSAWEWDDATGQYYYHAFLKEQPDLNWRNPAVRAAMMDVLRFWFARGIDGFRIDVLWHMVKHADFPDNPVNAEWQPGMPDYMRVHQTHSADQPEIHDIAAEMRQIADAHGARVLIGEIYLPVPDLVRYYGTVDTPGVHLPFNFQLIGAEWDAPALAAMIDAYEAALPPGGWPNWVLGNHDRPRIATRVGAEQARVAMLLLLTLRGTPTLYNGDELGIADVDIPAEQVQDPRELNEPGIGMGRDPVRTPMAWDVGPNASFTSATPWLPLHADWASRNVAVQRGDPASMWRLTQKLLALRRAHPALALGDYHPVAASGALLAYERRLGTDRVLVVLNLGGTPQSFAIPEWAEGLAVVAAAQGGADPALLGPHEGYVLA
- a CDS encoding glycosyltransferase family 4 protein, which encodes MKIAMIAPIAWRTPPRHYGPWELVTSLLTEALVAKGIDVTLFATRDSATSGTLAGVVPAPYEEDPAIDAKVWEYAHLSHIFSRAGEFDLIHNQADFPAHAFAPLVDTPMVTTIHGFSSDRILPMYKPFEDRVHYVAISDADRHPSLRYAATIHHGIRLNEFPFDAEGSDDLLFFGRMHPDKGAGEAIRVAQASGRRLDLYGIVQDSGYFEREVVPHLNDRIVYHGPVGGDTRLKALGGAKALLHLINFDEPFGLSVIEAMACGTPVIAVNRGSMPELIDDGTTGLLVASAEAAVDAIERVGGIDRAACRAAVAVRFSVEAMAEKYIALYNEILG